A section of the Bryobacteraceae bacterium genome encodes:
- a CDS encoding transcriptional regulator, protein MVLKEEHSSPSESGPETIQRVLSSYEIGARLRRLRLRKKLGLVELGKHTGLSASLLSQIENGKLVPTLPTLARIAMVFDVGLDYFFSDRRRRGLLAVVRAGERMRFPDRPDSPAPAYWFEVLAFSAQEKSMQAYLAEFEPRLPGQVADHVHDGAEFILVLDGDLALRYEGEETILKQGDSVYFDASHPHAYRAAGPDKARAVVVTTPPRI, encoded by the coding sequence GTGGTGCTGAAAGAAGAACACTCCTCCCCTTCTGAGTCGGGGCCGGAGACGATTCAGCGGGTGCTGTCGTCGTACGAAATCGGCGCCAGGCTCCGCCGGCTGCGGCTGCGGAAGAAGCTCGGCCTGGTCGAGCTGGGCAAACACACAGGCTTGTCCGCTTCGTTGCTGTCGCAGATCGAGAACGGCAAGCTGGTGCCGACGTTGCCCACGCTGGCGCGAATCGCGATGGTGTTCGACGTGGGGTTGGATTACTTCTTCAGCGACCGCCGCCGTCGCGGGTTGCTGGCGGTGGTTCGTGCCGGCGAGCGGATGCGCTTCCCCGACCGGCCGGACTCGCCGGCGCCGGCCTACTGGTTTGAGGTGCTGGCGTTCTCCGCCCAGGAGAAGTCGATGCAGGCCTACCTGGCGGAGTTTGAACCGCGGCTCCCCGGGCAGGTGGCTGACCATGTTCACGATGGCGCGGAATTCATTCTGGTGCTGGACGGCGACCTGGCCCTGCGCTACGAAGGCGAGGAGACAATTCTGAAACAGGGCGACAGCGTCTATTTCGACGCTTCCCATCCGCACGCCTACCGCGCCGCGGGGCCGGACAAAGCCCGGGCCGTCGTGGTGACGACGCCGCCGCGGATCTGA
- a CDS encoding RNA polymerase sigma factor — MPDPETRYSRLEDPELVVLSQAGDNEAFAELVRRHQATCRRLALSILKNAEDADDEVQNALWKALEHIGQFQQDAKFSTWLSRIVVNQCLMRLRKDRRARHVSIDEPVAAEESVRLDLPDQTATPEQALGREEVGRVLHTEIRRIPPLLRQVFILRDVEQRPMEEVSQMLGISIAAAKSRLLRARLELRSRMQKHLGAMGLATLAG; from the coding sequence ATGCCCGACCCTGAGACCCGGTACAGCCGTCTTGAGGACCCTGAGCTCGTCGTGCTTTCGCAGGCGGGCGATAACGAAGCCTTCGCCGAGCTCGTCAGACGGCATCAGGCCACCTGCCGCCGTCTGGCGCTCAGCATCCTGAAGAACGCGGAAGACGCCGACGATGAGGTGCAGAACGCGCTGTGGAAGGCGCTTGAACACATCGGCCAGTTCCAGCAGGACGCGAAGTTCTCCACCTGGCTGTCGCGAATCGTGGTGAACCAGTGCCTGATGCGGCTGCGGAAGGACCGGCGCGCGCGTCATGTGTCCATTGACGAACCGGTCGCGGCCGAGGAAAGTGTCCGCCTGGACCTGCCCGACCAGACGGCGACCCCTGAGCAGGCGCTGGGGCGCGAGGAGGTCGGGCGCGTGCTTCACACCGAGATCCGGCGGATTCCGCCGCTGCTGCGGCAGGTCTTCATTCTGCGCGACGTCGAACAGCGCCCGATGGAAGAGGTAAGCCAGATGCTCGGGATTTCGATTGCCGCCGCCAAGAGCCGACTTCTGCGCGCGCGTCTGGAGCTCCGCAGCCGGATGCAGAAGCATCTTGGGGCTATGGGCCTGGCGACGCTGGCGGGCTAG